A DNA window from Drosophila pseudoobscura strain MV-25-SWS-2005 chromosome 2, UCI_Dpse_MV25, whole genome shotgun sequence contains the following coding sequences:
- the LOC4800532 gene encoding uncharacterized protein, whose protein sequence is MTRTVHTLTATLIFYAFVQTVTCFIVLINAPDQALIGSTVNVTATLFDGNKPAPDGTYKFVWKDNAGHRKVIETTQAVSNWTLEYTKDHMQPGERVVEVRVDKSYLFWITVAENKSSIMLDDTLGGRLQLIQGNASRPHDFVSTQGAVNHSISLWPADIEFLRENGYHIQTYWFQNCTYLGMSSALDYLATYQKAEQYYDIEVLVVASLDWPPEPTPSTTTTTTTTTTTTTTTTTTSTTTTTSTTPATTTSTSSTTTPATTTTTSTTPKPPTRSKRDLIQAMHANAAILGLNLTSALKEQQQNADSSLNVSVALVNPLGVRRVSHLTVVPGVEPPYNCVDRKIIAQDSRKIYGYFQHRIVSKDPVVSFGTTGKNWLQHWEMLSLDVSCKGSPPFEVCVKVYNAPYNATGNETCTIYDVYNKCAFSYKRYFSESKTILFVIRNEVSQTVNQVTINMYEAQKQSQLSVVVVPVTCTLMAVILVVFGVAYYIQSRNRFTVEVADFNFGDTQSVDMEYKTFSQRLIDSIRDVWAWPGPRRHSQSSTDLMADEPTNSQAGGFGGNVGDVDSNLRYNTFN, encoded by the exons ATGACTCGCACAGTCCACACACTGACGGCGACGTTGATTTTCTACGCTTTTGTGCAAACAG TTACATGTTTCATAGTTCTAATAAATGCACCCGACCAGGCGCTCATTGGATCCACGGTGAACGTGACTGCCACGCTCTTCGACGGCAACAAACCCGCCCCCGACGGCACCTACAAGTTCGTTTGGAAGGACAATGCGGGACATCGAAAG GTGATTGAGACAACCCAAGCCGTTAGCAACTGGACATTGGAGTACACCAAGGATCACATGCAGCCGGGTGAGCGGGTCGTGGAAGTGAGGGTTGATAAGTCCTATCTGTTTTGGATAACGGTGGCGGAGAACAAGTCCAGCATTATGTTGGATGACACGCTGGGCGGCAGGCTGCAGCTCATTCAGGGCAATGCGTCGCGGCCGCACGACTTTGTTTCCACCCAAGGCGCAGTGAATCATAGTATATCGCTGTGGCCGGCCGACATAGAGTTTCTGCGGGAGAACGGCTATCACATTCAGACGTACTGGTTTCAAAATTGCACATATCTAGGCATGTCGAGTGCCTTGGACTATCTGGCCACATATCAGAAGGCAGAGCAATATTATGATATCGAGGTTCTGGTCGTTGCGTCGCTGGACTGGCCGCCCGAGCCCACGCCctccacgaccacgaccactaccactaccacgaccacgactacgacaacgacgacgaccagTACGACGACGACAACTAGCACAACACCTGCAAccaccacatccacatcgagCACAACAACCCCAGCCACGACGACCACAACCAGTACCACTCCCAAGCCGCCCACGCGCTCCAAACGCGACTTAATTCAGGCTATGCACGCCAATGCCGCCATTCTTGGCCTGAACTTAACCAGTGCCCtgaaggagcaacagcagaacgCAGATTCCTCTTTGAACGTATCGGTTGCTCTGGTCAATCCTCTGGGCGTGCGAAGGGTTTCCCATCTCACTGTGGTGCCTGGCGTGGAGCCGCCATACAATTGCGTGGACAGAAAGATCATAGCGCAGGATTCGCGTAAGATCTATGGGTACTTCCAGCATCGCATTGTGTCCAAGG ATCCGGTTGTCAGCTTCGGTACCACCGGCAAGAACTGGCTGCAGCACTGGGAGATGCTTAGCCTAGACGTCAGCTGCAAGGGGTCGCCGCCATTCGAAGTCTGCGTGAAGGTCTACAATG CACCCTATAATGCCACAGGCAATGAGACATGCACCATCTATGATGTGTACAACAAGTGTGCGTTTAGCTACAAGCGTTACTTCTCCGAAAGTAAAACCATATTGTTTGTCATACGCAACGAGGTCTCACAGACGGTCAACCAGGTCACCATCAACATGTACGAAG CCCAGAAGCAGTCGCAGCTTTCCGTAGTGGTTGTGCCTGTTACCTGTACTCTGATGGCCGTCATACTCGTGGTCTTTGGCGTGGCCTACTACATACAGAGCCGGAATCG TTTCACCGTGGAAGTCGCTGACTTCAATTTCGGGGACACGCAGTCGGTGGACATGGAGTACAAGACGTTCTCGCAGCGTCTCATCGACAGCATACGCGATGTTTGGGCATGGCCGGGCCCACGGCGCCACTCGCAGTCCAGTACAGATCTCATGGCCGACGAGCCAACCAATTCGCAGGCGGGCGGCTTTGGCGGCAATGTCGGCGATGTGGATAGCAATCTGCGCTACAACACTTTCAACTGA